One genomic region from Gossypium hirsutum isolate 1008001.06 chromosome D13, Gossypium_hirsutum_v2.1, whole genome shotgun sequence encodes:
- the LOC107918742 gene encoding uncharacterized protein encodes MKSGYGVTLFLLFLFFSAFVFNYNEATSMAQVNGSSEMFPLVEEKMMLFNESRRKLGSFQICAVCTCCGGAKGACLPSPCCYAINCNIPNRPFGFCSFTPKTCNCFGCHL; translated from the exons ATGAAATCTGGTTATGGGGTCACTCTTTTTCTCTTGTTTCTCTTCTTTTCAGCTTTTGTCTTCAATTACAATGAAGCTACAAGCATGGCCCAA GTAAATGGGTCTTCAGAAATGTTCCCATTGGTGGAAGAGAAGATGATGTTGTTCAATGAAAGCAGAAGAAAGTTGGGGAGTTTCCAGATATGTGCTGTTTGTACATGCTGTGGTGGAGCTAAAGGTGCTTGCTTACCTTCTCCTTGTTGCTATGCTATCAATTGCAACATTCCAAACAGACCCTTTGGTTTCTGTTCTTTCACTCCCAAAACCTGTAATTGCTTTGGATGCCATCTCTAG
- the LOC107919857 gene encoding CBS domain-containing protein CBSX6, protein MASVLLYHVVGDLTVGKPELVEFCDVETVESAIRAIGGSTECGIPVWKRSSHVGMIENNEMRQQRFVGILTSLDIISFLAKTQCLEDQDKAMKTQVSDVVVPNNTLLKIVDPGTRLIDALEMMKQGVRRLLVPKSKVWKGMSKRFSILYNGKWLKNIDNGSSNNLIANANRPSSSSAAAYMRDKFCCLPREDMIRFLIGCLGALAPLPLSSISSLGVVNLNYSSIEASLPAVEATQKHPGDPTAVAVVEVTQDGRHKILGEISASKLWKCDYLAAAWALANLSAGQFVMGAEDNVSSRLLPDISVNSTVEDNKVANGGGSARARKFSSRSIGFNPVSPSFGMGRTMYRGRSAPLTCKTSSSLAAVMAQMLSHRANHVWVTEDDNDDVLVGMVSYADILVAVTKQPAAFIPSTRSITELASEIQS, encoded by the exons ATGGCATCGGTGCTGTTGTACCATGTAGTGGGGGATCTGACGGTGGGGAAGCCTGAGTTGGTTGAATTCTGCGATGTTGAGACAGTTGAATCAGCTATAAGAGCAATAGGTGGATCAACTGAGTGTGGGATACCGGTTTGGAAGAGAAGTTCTCATGTGGGAATGATTGAAAACAATGAAATGAGACAACAGAGGTTTGTTGGTATTTTAACTTCACTTGATATCATTTCCTTTTTAGCTAAAACTCAGTGTTTGGAAGATCAGGACAAAGCTATGAAAACACAAGTTTCTGATGTTGTTGTCCCTAATAATACTCTCTTGAAGATTGTTGATCCTGGTACCAG ATTGATAGATGCACTCGAGATGATGAAGCAGGGTGTGAGACGACTTCTTGTTCCAAAGAGCAAGGTATGGAAAGGCATGAGCAAGCGATTCTCAATTCTTTATAATGGGAAATGGCTCAAGAACATTGATAACGGTAGCAGCAACAACCTCATTGCTAATGCCAACCGCCCTTCCTCTTCATCTGCTGCCGCTTACATGCGTGACAAGTTTTGCTGTCTCCCAAGAGAAGACATGATCCGTTTCCTCATCGGTTGCCTTGGTGCACTAGCTCCTCTTCCCCTGTCCTCTATTTCCTCACTCGGAGTTGTTAACCTAAACTATAGCTCAATTGAAGCCTCCCTTCCAGCTGTAGAAGCAACTCAAAAACACCCCGGTGATCCCACTGCAGTTGCCGTTGTGGAGGTCACACAAGATGGCCGCCATAAGATTTTAGGAGAAATCTCGGCCTCAAAACTATGGAAATGTGACTATTTAGCTGCAGCTTGGGCATTAGCCAACCTCTCAGCCGGACAATTTGTTATGGGGGCTGAGGATAATGTGAGTTCAAGATTGCTTCCTGATATTTCGGTTAATTCAACAGTTGAAGATAATAAGGTAGCGAATGGTGGTGGGTCAGCAAGGGCAAGAAAATTCAGTAGTAGAAGCATCGGGTTCAATCCCGTGAGCCCGAGTTTTGGTATGGGGAGGACCATGTATAGGGGCAGAAGTGCACCCTTGACATGCAAAACTTCAAGTTCTTTAGCCGCAGTTATGGCTCAAATGCTATCCCATAGGGCAAACCATGTATGGGTGACTGAggatgataatgatgatgttcTGGTCGGCATGGTCAGTTATGCTGACATTTTGGTCGCAGTGACCAAGCAACCTGCTGCATTTATTCCCTCAACTCGATCCATCACGGAGCTTGCCTCCGAAATTCAAAGTTGA